The nucleotide sequence ACCTTGAAAACGTACTTGAACTTGATCTTCCGATAAATCTTTTATCTCGCTATCACTTACATTTCGTGGTACCGCAGTCATTGTCACCTTAACAAATTCATTCTCCCAAAGTTCGACACTTGTCACTCTACCAACGGTTACACCTTTCAACTTCACTGATGATCCTACCTCTAGGCCCTGAACACTACGATCAAAATATGTGACAAAATCAAAACTTTGACGGAACTGTTCTCGCAAGCCCAAATAGAATAATGCGCAGATAAAGAGCACTAAACCACTGAGTACAAATACGCCTAATTTAAAATGTTTACTTTCCATCTTTTCATCTCCTCGTTAAGTCTGAACGGATTCACGTCTATTTAAAAAGTCGCGTACCCATTCATTTTTTGATTCATTTTTTAATTTTCGGGGATCCCCATCTTCAATAATCTGCTTGCTTTCTTTATCTAGCATGATTATTCGATCTGCGATAGAAAAAATACTTTCTAACTCATGGGTAACAATAACTATTGTCGTCTTAAACTTTGCTCTTAACTTTAAGATCAAAGCATCTAAATTGGCTGCTGAAATAGGATCTAAACCTGCGGAAGGTTCGTCAAAAAATAATATATCGGGATTGAGTGCCATTGCACGTGCAATTGCCGCGCGTTTTTTCATACCACCACTAATTTCTGCCGGGTAAAAAGTATTAAACTCGTCGAGCTCCACAAGTGCCAATTTCTCCATTGCACGCTCATGCATTTCCTCTTTGCTCATAGAGGTTACTTCTTCAAGAATCATCGTGATATTTTCTTCCAAAGTCAAAGAGCCAAATAATGCACCTGATTGATACATGACACCAAACTCTTTCATGATCTCTCTTTTACTTTCTGCTTCGGCATTAACGATACTCTTATCTTTAATAAAAATATCTCCCGCCATGGGTTTATAGAGTCCGATCATGTGTTTTAAAAGAGTACTTTTCCCACAGCCAGACCCACCTAGAATTACAAAAATTTCTCCTTGATTGATCTCAAAATCCAAGGATTCCATGATCACGCGTGCGCCATAGCCAATTTTTAATTTTTCTACTTTAATTACAGGATCCATAACTACCTCAAATGCGTAAAAATAACTGTCATTAACGTATCGGCAACAATAATCAAAAATATGCCTGAGACAACTGCAGAGGTAGCGGCTTTACCCACACCTTGAGCATCCGACGAGCTATTCATCCCTCGATAACAACCCACAACAGAAATAATAATAGCAAAAGCAAAAGCTTTTGTTATACTCTCTAAAACATCAAAATAATGAATGACTTTTACGGTCTGATTCAAATAAGCCGCGAAGGGTAATTTAAGTTGAACGACACCTACAAAAAAACCGCCTAACACACCAAATAGATCACCAATCAATGTTAAAATGGGCATCACTACCATCATCGCCAATAATTTTGGAATAATTAAAAAGCGGGGGGGACGAAGCCCATCGTTGTTAAGGCATCAATTTCTTCATTCACTCGCATTGTGCCTAATTCAGCCGCAAATGCGGAACCTGCTCTTCCTGTTGCGATCATCGCAACCATAAGTGGTCCTAATTCTTTAACAATAGATAAACCCACTAAATTGGCTACGTATATTTCCGTCCCAAACTGTTTCATTTGAACCGCTGATTGAAAACCAAGAATCAAGCCCATTAAAAAACATATAAGCGCCACAATCCCTGTCGCTTCCCGTCCACAGCCATCCATGTAATAAAGCGTACTTCGCCATTTTATCTTATGCGGATTTTTTACAGAGAAGAAAAGTTCTTCGACTACTTCACCTATAAAGCTAGTGATTTTTTTTGCTTCAACAAAAAAGTCGACAAAATTATCACCAAAACTGGAGACAAATTTCCTCACTTATTTGTTTGAAGATTTTTATCTAATTGTTTGAAAATATCTTGTACGGCTAAGCTCATCGATTGGGCTAAAGAGTCACCATCTAATGCCCTTATAGCCTGTACACTTTTAATTCTAAAGAATCTTTGCTTGTCTTTAGTTTCAAAAAGAAAATCTATACTAATTCGTGACTCCATTGATTCCTGATCAAAAACAAATTCATTCAGCTCTCCCCGAAGTTCATTTACACCTAGAGGAAAATGATTTTTAAGCTCTGATTCTATGAGGCGATGTGGACTATCTTGCCATCTCTCAAATTCTCTTAATTCTAAATGAGATCCTTTTTTCAAATTCATTCTTTGATGAATTTGAGCCCCCGCCCGTATTTCTCGAACATTCAACGAGGCCTGCCCCTCTCCTTCAAGATTTAAAGTATAATACTGAACAGGGACTGACTTACCCCCTATACAAGAAATAAAGAAGACAACTGAAAGAAAACCGATTATATAATTGCGCATACTGCCAACCCTTTAAATTAAACACTCATTCACTCAAATCTGCACTCGTAGTATAAAAGTTCCATCACCCTCATGCAAATTTTTAATTAAATCTAAATAAAACAGCCATTCTCATGACTCTCTTGATTATTTCTTAGGTTTTTTTAATTCATGCTTCAACTCTTCCTTAACTTCTTTCTCTATTTTCTCCTCTAATTCAATATTGATTTTCTTTTCTATTTGCTTCTCAACTTGCTTATCTAAACCCTTTTCCACTTGCTTTTCCACTTCTTGCTCTAGCTTGCCTTCAAATTTTTCTTTGATTTTTTCTTCGAAGAGATCCTCTCTCTTTTGAAGAATTTTCTCTGCTCTTTTTTCTAAAGTCAAATCTCGCCAACCATCCCTTAAAGCATGAACTTCAATAATTAAATTTTCGTCACCCATCTGTCTTCTTACAATTCTAGTTAATTCGTCAATGTATACTTTAGGCATACGCACTGAAGATGCCAAGATAATCATTACGTCTGTAGGGTCAGCTTCACTACCTGGTCGACCATGTAATAAAAGCTCTACATCTGGTAGAGTTTCAATATAATGTATGATACTGGTGGTCACATTTTTAGCTACAGGATATAAATTCGGTGTGGGCTTACCTAACTTGATATTCCTTTCTAACTCCAAACCCAATGGTACCGCGAATACAACCAATATTGTCGCTAATGCACCAATAGCTTTATATACCCAGGTATTACGCTGTGCATGTACTTGCATACTATTAATCCCGAGGATATTGAAAGTAATTGATGCACCCAAAATAATGGCTACCAAGTTTGTTGTAAATAGTAAAAAGGCGCCGAAAGCAGTCGGGAATTTTCCATATGCAAGAGCAATCCCCACTGAACACAAAGGAGGGACTAAAGCCGTCGCAATTGCAACTCCGGCCACCGCCCCACCTATATTGGGTCGAGCTAAAGCATAAGCCGCTGCGCATGCGGCAAATAAGGCAACAAATAAATCAAGAATATTTGGCACTCCTCTACTCACTACTTCTGATGTCAATTCCTGACCTGGGGTTATAAAACCAACCAAAAAACTTACTCCAATCGTCAAGAGAACACCTACTGCTATGGTCTTACTAGATTTAAGGCCTAAGCGAGCATTTGCTTGCACTAAGGCTAATCCGCAGCCAATCATGGGTGTCATTAATGGCGCTAATAACATAGAACCTATCACAATAGCTGCTGAATCCTGCAGTAAACCAAAAGAAGCAATCGCCGCCGCCAATCCTAACATTACCATGAAATCTGCTGTAAGCAAAGAACCACGCCTCAAACCTAGAATTAAATCAGCATAAGCTCTTGGGCTCAGATGTGGAATCCATTGAGTGTATTTTTTGGCTACGGCCATTTTTGGAGCCCTTTTTACAAGGCCCACTACTGGAAAACGTTTATTCTCATTCCAATTAGAAATATCTTTGGCATTCTCCGCACCCGTAAGTAATAGATCGACTTTATTAAAAAAGTAATTTAATGATTCATAATCTGCATCCAAACATTCAACACGGGCTTTAACTTGATCTTTTGTGACTCCACTTTCATCTAATAAATCATCAATTGCCTGCTTACCCACAATTTCATAGTTAAAACTATGATCTTCCTCGAGCATTAATAACTGAACCTTTTCTCCCTCTCTTAAACCATCTTTGGCAAGGACAAGTGCCTTGGGGTCGTTTACTCCTCCCGTAGCCAGCACCCCCACTCTCTTCATTCCAACACGAGATTGAGGCCAAAGTAAAATTGTGTGAATTGAAGATTCTACAAAAATAGGATATAATAAGGCATTGTTCTGAAAAGAAGGGTGAAAGACACCAAGCAATACCTGATGTTTATTCCGGTCTATATACGCACCTAAACTTTTAGCGCTATTCTCTACTGGCAATTCACTAATATCATAAGATAAAGCTAGGGCGCCACGTGTTTCTTTTTTAATTCTCTCTCGATACGTTGCGGTATCTCCTTCTCCCTCTACATAGAGCAATTCGACTTCATTAAGTTTATAGATCTGAGCAAACCTCTCTGCCGCTGGAATGAGTAGATCCAACTCATTTATCTTGCTGACATACAATAATATCGACGACATTATCTCCCTCCAAATTTAAATAGATTCCTAACAATTTAACGTCATCACACCTTTTGTCATCCGACGTGTAGGATTTCCATATAACAATTTCATAAATTTCAGTCATAAGCTCTTAATTTCACGGAAGTAAAAAAAATACTCATCCCTGTCTAGCCTTTTTTTGCTCTCAGTGTATACTAGCGCGAAATTAAGAAACTAAAGATCTTTTACATATTATGAGTAAGAAAATTAAACGCAATCCACGCAGTATGGGCCGCAAATGGGCTCTTCAGTACCTTTATCAAAGCGATATAGCTAAGCTTGAATTCAACGAAGATGAGTTTGAACTTTTCATAGCGCAAATCCTCGATGCCCCTTCGGCACCCAATCAACACGAAGCTAAAAATGGCTTTGCGTTTGCTCGCGAAATCATAGAAGGCGTCCTTAATAACATTCTTGAAATCGATAAATCCATTTCTGACGAAGCTAAAAACTGGAAAATCGATCGTATGGCAACTACCGATCGTAACGTTTTACGCATTGCCGTTTTTGAACTTATGGAAGTTAAATCAAATCATCCCATTGTTATCGTAAATGAAGCTGTAGAACTCGCTAAAACTTTTGGTGATACCGATTCATTTAAATTTGTCAATGGCATGGGAGATACCTTAGCACGCAAATTCCGCCCTAAGGAAATGGAAAAATGAAAGGTATTTTTAACGTCTTCAAAAAAGGACTTAAAAAGACCAAAACGGCACTTTTCCGTTCCTTTGAAACAGTCTTTTCAAGCGTCGACAAATGGGATGAAAGCACTTATCGCCAATTAGAATCTGCCTTGATCTCTGCAGATTTAGGCGTTTCAGTTACTCAAAAGATTATTGCTGACATCAAAGAATCTTACTCACTTGGTGAAATCAAAACTTCAGAAGACATTATAAATATTGCTACCACACGTATCAACGCCATCCTTTCGAGCGACAATCGTCCCCTTAATGAAAACCCTACCGGACCTACAGTCCTACTCATGGTGGGTGTGAACGGAGCAGGAAAAACGACGACTACCGGCAAGTTAGCTTACAAACTAAAACAAGATGGAAAATCTGTCTTATTAGCTGCATGTGATACTTTTCGCGCCGCCGCCACTGAACAACTTAAGCATTGGGGTGAACGCATAGACGTCCCCGTCATTGCAGGCAAACACGGCTCAGATGCCGCTGCCATTGCTTATGATGCTTGTGCATCTGCGAAGGCCAAAGACGTTGACTACCTCATTATTGATACTGCCGGCCGTCAGCACACTCGCCAAGACCTCATGCAAGAGCTCCCGAAAATTTTACGCGTTATTCGCAAAAACTTTCCTGAAGCACCCCACGAAACGATTCTTGTTGTTGATGGCTCTACAGGAACTAACGCCCTCTTTCAAGCAAGAGAATTTGGAAAAGCTTGTGATGTGACCAGCCTTGCGGTTACAAAACTCGACGGCTCTGGCAAAGGCGGTGTTGTTGTTGCCATCAAAGATGAACATACCTTCCCCATCCATTTTGTTGGACTAGGAGAAAGCCCCGAGGATCTACAACCTTTTGATCCAGTGCTTTATGCCGAGGCTATCTTCTCTAAAGACAGCCCGGTAGCTTAATAAGCCTAAAACTCTGCTCGTATCTATTTAAGATTCGAGCTTTTTATTGCTCACAGATTTGAGATTCAAAGAAAACCAAGCAAGTTTACTTAAATCAAATTTCAGGAGCACTAAATGGGCCACCTCCCTAATAACCTTCCCACCTTTTCACAATTCGATGCATCACTACTCAATCAAGATGTAGACCTTTTTCTTACACAAGCCAGATTACAAATAAAGAGCTTACTTGATTCTCCTAGTTTCACATGGGATCAGCTTATGCTTCCTCTAGAAGATATGGATGTTGACTTGGGAAAAACATGGGGCCTAGCCTCTCACCTTTATTCAGTCAAAAATAGCCCTGAATTACGCGAAGCTTACAGCGAAGCCCAAGTGAAAATCTCTGAATTCTACACTGAGCTAGGGCAAAATTCAGAACTCTACGAAGCCGTTAAGTCTTTAAAAGATGCTCCTTCATTCACTTCTCTTAGCGACGGACAACAAAAAGTCATCAATAATAGCCTGCGCTCATTCAAGCTTTCCGGTATTTCCTTGGAAAATGACAAGAGAAAACGCTTTGCGGAAATCGCAAAAGAACTCTCTAGCCTAGGTACTAAATTTTCTAATAATGTCCTAGATGCGACTCAAAACTATCACTTGCAAATAGACAAGGAAGCAGACTTAGCCGGCCTCCCTCAAAATGTCATTGACGCCGCCGCGACTTGTGCCAAAGAAAAAGATCTCACTGGCTGGGTTTTCACCCTCGACTTTCCTTCCTTTCAACCCCTACTCACTTATGGTGAAAGCCGTGAACATCGCGAAGAAATCTATCGAGCGTATTCCACTAGAGCATCTGAGACTGGACCTAATGCAAATAAGTATGATAACACTGAAGTCATTGAAAGCATTTTAAGCCTAAGACAGGAAGCCGCCAATTTACTTGGCTTTAAAAACTTTTCCGAAAAATCCATCTATACCAAGATGGCCGAATCACCCAAACAAGTTTTGAGTTTTATTGATCAATTAATTGATCGCTCTCGTGATCAAGCTCTCGGCGAAGTGGATGCTATAAAAAAATATGCGGCATCGAAAGGTTTCCAGGGGGAGCTTCAGGTATGGGACATGGGCTTTTATGCCGAAAAAATGCGCCAAGAATTCTACGATCTAAACCAAGAAGAATTACGCCCTTATTTCACCATTGACAAAGTCATGAACGGCCTCTTTGACCTCGCTAGTAAACTTTACGATATACAAATTTCCGAAGTAAAAGATAAACCCGATGTTTGGCACGATGATGTGCGCGTTTATACAATCGAACGCGAAGGTAAAACCATCGCCTCTTTTTATCTTGATCTTTATGCACGCGCAGACAAACGCGGTGGTGCATGGATGAATGGTTGCCTTTCACGCCATACCAACACTGAAGGTGAATTACAGCTACCTGTATGTTATTTAGTTTGTAATTTCATGCCTCCAGCTGCAGGAAAACCTGGATTACTTACTCACAACGAAATCACCACACTATTTCATGAATTTGGCCACGGCCTTCATCACATGCTCACCAAAGTAGATATTGCGGCCATCGCAGGCGTAAATGGCGTTGCTTGGGATGCAGTAGAGCTTCCTTCTCAAATCATGGAGAATTGGTGCTGGGAAAAAGAAGTCATTCACTCTTTATCAAAACATGTAGAAACTGGCGAAGCTCTACCGGATGACAAAATCCAACGCCTTCTCGATGCTAAAAATTTCAATTCCGCCTTAGCTATGATGCGTCAACTTGAATTTGCTTGCTTTGATTTTCGCCTTCACGCTGAATCCGCGGAAGACAACTTTGCCGGCACGCAAGAATTGCTGAACGAAGTGCGCAAACGAACGTCCGCACTATCAGCACCTGAGTGGAACCGTTTTCAGAATGCTTTTTCACATATTTTCGCAGGTGGCTATTCTGCGGGTTACTATTCATATAAATGGGCTGAAGTTCTTTCTGCAGATGCCTATGACCTCTTTGAAGAAGAAGGCATTTATAATTCTAACACGGGCAAAAAATTCTTACAGGAAATCTTAGAACGTGGAGGTGAACAAGATGCCGCTGATTTATTCAAAAATTTCCGTGGTCGTGAACCCAAGACAGATGCTTTATTACGCCACTCAGGCATAAAGTAACACTGAACCGTTCTTTTCCCTCTGTATAATATTGCTATAAGTTCTTCCATGAATTACTTTGCTAAATCTAAAAACTAAACCCGTAAAAGTATATGATTAAACACTTTGTGCTCATCCTTTTATTAAGTCTATCTTTATTTTCAAAAACTAAGATAGACATTCCCTATTCACCCAGCCTATCTCCCGATGGCTCACAACTTATTTTCTCTTGGGACGATGATATCTGGAAAGCATCAAGCCAAGGTGGCCTTGCCACCCGTTTGACAAAAAGCAAAGGCCTTGATTATAGACCCCTGTTCTCACCTGATGGGACTACGATCGCTTTTGAGTCAAATCGTTTAGGACCTAATTATATCTTCACAATGCCCGCTGACGGTGGCCCTGCTAAACAAGTCAGCTTCAACTCAGAAGGCTACTTACTTCTGCAATGGTACCGTGACAGCAAAAACCTCGCCTATAGCTCTGATCGCAACTTATATGTCCCTCGCAAGGGCAGTATGCCTTATAGACTCAATACTTTAACACAAGAGGCCGATAAAGTTATTTTCAATGCCCGCATGCGTGAATTCCATCTATCCCCCAATGAAGAACAAATTTTATTTACCCGCGAAGGATCACAAAATTATCGCAAAGCTTATCGCGGATCACAAGCTTCACAAATCTGGCTATACGACAAGGCTTCAAATAAATTCACTAAAATCCTTCATGATCAATGGAATAATCGCAAG is from Lentisphaera profundi and encodes:
- a CDS encoding ABC transporter ATP-binding protein — its product is MDPVIKVEKLKIGYGARVIMESLDFEINQGEIFVILGGSGCGKSTLLKHMIGLYKPMAGDIFIKDKSIVNAEAESKREIMKEFGVMYQSGALFGSLTLEENITMILEEVTSMSKEEMHERAMEKLALVELDEFNTFYPAEISGGMKKRAAIARAMALNPDILFFDEPSAGLDPISAANLDALILKLRAKFKTTIVIVTHELESIFSIADRIIMLDKESKQIIEDGDPRKLKNESKNEWVRDFLNRRESVQT
- a CDS encoding TIGR00341 family protein: MSSILLYVSKINELDLLIPAAERFAQIYKLNEVELLYVEGEGDTATYRERIKKETRGALALSYDISELPVENSAKSLGAYIDRNKHQVLLGVFHPSFQNNALLYPIFVESSIHTILLWPQSRVGMKRVGVLATGGVNDPKALVLAKDGLREGEKVQLLMLEEDHSFNYEIVGKQAIDDLLDESGVTKDQVKARVECLDADYESLNYFFNKVDLLLTGAENAKDISNWNENKRFPVVGLVKRAPKMAVAKKYTQWIPHLSPRAYADLILGLRRGSLLTADFMVMLGLAAAIASFGLLQDSAAIVIGSMLLAPLMTPMIGCGLALVQANARLGLKSSKTIAVGVLLTIGVSFLVGFITPGQELTSEVVSRGVPNILDLFVALFAACAAAYALARPNIGGAVAGVAIATALVPPLCSVGIALAYGKFPTAFGAFLLFTTNLVAIILGASITFNILGINSMQVHAQRNTWVYKAIGALATILVVFAVPLGLELERNIKLGKPTPNLYPVAKNVTTSIIHYIETLPDVELLLHGRPGSEADPTDVMIILASSVRMPKVYIDELTRIVRRQMGDENLIIEVHALRDGWRDLTLEKRAEKILQKREDLFEEKIKEKFEGKLEQEVEKQVEKGLDKQVEKQIEKKINIELEEKIEKEVKEELKHELKKPKK
- the nusB gene encoding transcription antitermination factor NusB; the encoded protein is MSKKIKRNPRSMGRKWALQYLYQSDIAKLEFNEDEFELFIAQILDAPSAPNQHEAKNGFAFAREIIEGVLNNILEIDKSISDEAKNWKIDRMATTDRNVLRIAVFELMEVKSNHPIVIVNEAVELAKTFGDTDSFKFVNGMGDTLARKFRPKEMEK
- the ftsY gene encoding signal recognition particle-docking protein FtsY, which codes for MKGIFNVFKKGLKKTKTALFRSFETVFSSVDKWDESTYRQLESALISADLGVSVTQKIIADIKESYSLGEIKTSEDIINIATTRINAILSSDNRPLNENPTGPTVLLMVGVNGAGKTTTTGKLAYKLKQDGKSVLLAACDTFRAAATEQLKHWGERIDVPVIAGKHGSDAAAIAYDACASAKAKDVDYLIIDTAGRQHTRQDLMQELPKILRVIRKNFPEAPHETILVVDGSTGTNALFQAREFGKACDVTSLAVTKLDGSGKGGVVVAIKDEHTFPIHFVGLGESPEDLQPFDPVLYAEAIFSKDSPVA
- a CDS encoding M3 family metallopeptidase encodes the protein MGHLPNNLPTFSQFDASLLNQDVDLFLTQARLQIKSLLDSPSFTWDQLMLPLEDMDVDLGKTWGLASHLYSVKNSPELREAYSEAQVKISEFYTELGQNSELYEAVKSLKDAPSFTSLSDGQQKVINNSLRSFKLSGISLENDKRKRFAEIAKELSSLGTKFSNNVLDATQNYHLQIDKEADLAGLPQNVIDAAATCAKEKDLTGWVFTLDFPSFQPLLTYGESREHREEIYRAYSTRASETGPNANKYDNTEVIESILSLRQEAANLLGFKNFSEKSIYTKMAESPKQVLSFIDQLIDRSRDQALGEVDAIKKYAASKGFQGELQVWDMGFYAEKMRQEFYDLNQEELRPYFTIDKVMNGLFDLASKLYDIQISEVKDKPDVWHDDVRVYTIEREGKTIASFYLDLYARADKRGGAWMNGCLSRHTNTEGELQLPVCYLVCNFMPPAAGKPGLLTHNEITTLFHEFGHGLHHMLTKVDIAAIAGVNGVAWDAVELPSQIMENWCWEKEVIHSLSKHVETGEALPDDKIQRLLDAKNFNSALAMMRQLEFACFDFRLHAESAEDNFAGTQELLNEVRKRTSALSAPEWNRFQNAFSHIFAGGYSAGYYSYKWAEVLSADAYDLFEEEGIYNSNTGKKFLQEILERGGEQDAADLFKNFRGREPKTDALLRHSGIK